One genomic window of Penaeus chinensis breed Huanghai No. 1 chromosome 35, ASM1920278v2, whole genome shotgun sequence includes the following:
- the LOC125044030 gene encoding uncharacterized protein LOC125044030: MSGMDMERVVGKQTVGRHVVDKQVVGKQTVGRQVEGKQVVGKQVVCKQVVGKQVVGKQQTVGRQVVEKQVVGKHTVGKQTMGKQQVVGKQIVGKQTVGKQVVGKQVVGKQVGGKQVGGKQVGGKQVVDKQVVSKQVVGKQVVAKQIVGKQTVGKQVVAKQVVGKQVVGKQIVSRQTVGKQVVGKQVVAKQVVGKQALSKQTVGKQVVAKQVVSKQAVGKKVMGKQIVGKQTVGKQQVVGKQTVGKQTVGKQVVAKQVVGKQVLSKQTVGKQVVGKQVVREQVVGKQVVGKQVVDKQTVGKQVLSKQVVGKQTEGKQVVGKQIVGKQVVGKQIVGKQTVGKQVVGKQFVGKQVLGKQVVGKQTVGKQVVGKQVLGKQVVSRQTVGKQAVGKQTGGKQTAGKQVVVGKQILGKQTVGKQVVGKKVVGKQVVRKQTLGKQTVGKQVVGKQNVGKQTVGKQQVLGKQVVGKQVVGKQVVSRQTVGKQVVGKQTVGMQTVGKQVTVGKQVVSKHTVGNQVVAKEVVSKQTVGKQVVGKQIVVGKQVVGKQVVGKQVVGKQVVDKQTVGKQTVGKQVVSNQTLGKQVVSKQTVGKKVVGKQVVGKQVTVGKQTVGKQLVGKQVVGKQDVSKKTVGKQVVGRQVVGKQSVGKQSVGRQVVGKQVVGKQVGGKQVGGKQVVGKQVLSKQTVSKQVVGQQVVGMQVVGKQTVGM; encoded by the exons ATGAGTGGAATGGATATGGAGCGA gttgtgggaaagCAGACTGTGGGCAGACATGTTGTGGAcaagcaggttgtgggaaagCAGACTGTGGGTAGACAGGTTgagggcaagcaggttgtgggaaagCAGGTTGTGTGCAAGCAGGTTGTAggaaagcaggttgtgggcaagcag cagactgtgggcagACAGGTTGTGGaaaagcaggttgtgggcaagcacaCTGTGGGCAAGCAAACtatgggcaagcag caggttgtgggcaagcagatTGTGGgaaagcagactgtgggcaagcag gttgtgggcaagcaggttgtgggtaAGCAGGTTGGGGGAAAGCAGGTTGGGGGAAAGCAGGTTGGGGGAAAGCAGGTTGTGGACAAGCAGGTTGTGAgtaagcaggttgtgggcaagcag gttgtggccaAGCAGATTGTGGGCAAGCAAACTgtaggcaagcaggttgtggccaAACAGGTTgtaggcaagcag gttgtgggcaagcagatTGTGAGCAGGCAGACTGTGGgtaagcaggttgtgggcaagcaggttgtggccaAGCAGGTTGTAGGCAAGCAGGCTCTGagcaagcagactgtgggcaagcag gttgtggccaAGCAGGTTGTCAGCAAGCAGGCTGTGGGCAAGAAGGTTATGGGCAAGCAGATTGTGGGCAAGCaaactgtgggcaagcag caggttgtgggcaagcaaaCTGTGGGCAAGCaaactgtgggcaagcaggttgtggccaAGCAGGTTGTAGGCAAGCAGGTTCTGagcaagcagactgtgggcaagcag gttgtgggcaagcaggttgttaGAGAGCAGGTTGTGGGAAAGCAGGTTGTGGGAAAGCAGGTTGTGGacaagcagactgtgggcaagcag gttttGAGCAAGCAGGTTGTAGGCAAGCAGACTGAGGGCAAGCAGGTTGTTGGCAAGCAgattgtgggcaagcag gttgtgggcaagcagatTGTGGGCAAGCaaactgtgggcaagcaggttgtgggcaagcaatTTGTGGGAAAGCAGGTTTTGGGAAAGCAGGTTGTGGgaaagcagactgtgggcaagcag GTTGTAGGCAAGCAGGTtctgggcaagcaggttgtgagcaggcagactgtgggcaagcaggcTGTGGGCAAACAGACTGGGGGAAAGCAGACTgcgggcaagcaggtt gttgtgggcaagcagatATTGGGCAAGCaaactgtgggcaagcaggttgtgggaaagAAGGTTGTGGGAAAGCAGGTTGTGAGAAAGCAGACTCTGggcaagcagactgtgggcaagcaggttgtgggcaagcagaaTGTGGGCAAGCaaactgtgggcaagcag CAGGTTTTAGGCAAGCAGGTTgtaggcaagcaggttgtgggtaAGCAGGTTGTGAGCAggcagactgtgggcaagcaggttgtgggcaagcagactGTCGGAAtgcagactgtgggcaagcaggtt actgtgggcaagcaggttgtgagcaAGCACACTGTGGGTAATCAGGTTGTGGCCAAGGAGGTTGTGagcaagcagactgtgggcaagcaggttgtgggcaagcagatT gttgtgggcaagcaggttgtggggaAGCAGGTTGTGGGAAAGCAGGTTGTGGGAAAGCAGGTTGTGGacaagcagactgtgggcaagcagactgtgggcaagcaggttgtgagcaATCAGACtttgggcaagcaggttgtgagcaagcagactgtgggcaagaAGGTTGTGGGCAaacaggttgtgggcaagcaggtt actgtgggcaagcaaACTGTGGGCAAGCAGCTTGTGGGAAAGCAGGTTGTAGGCAAGCAGGATGTGAGCAAgaagactgtgggcaagcag gttgtgggcagaCAGGTTGTGGGAAAGCAGAGTGTGGGAAAGCAGAGTGTGGGCAgacaggttgtgggcaagcaggttgttgGCAAGCAGGTTGGGGGCAAGCAGGTTgggggcaagcag gttgtgggcaagcaggttttGAGCAAGCAGACTGTGAGCAAACAGGTTGTCGGCCAGCAGGTTGTGGGCatgcaggttgtgggcaagcagactgtgggcatGTAG